The window ATCTTGACCCAAAAAGATTCTGTTTCACCCATTTCATCCCTTCTCATTTCTTTCCACTCCACCTCTTCATTAACACACAACGCTACTCCGCAACCTCTGCCTTTTGTCTTTCTTCCCTATACCCCGGTCATGGCTGCTACTGCACCATGTGTCTGGTTTCCTGTCCCACACCCGTAGTTTTAGTTCCTTCCCTTTTGTCACCCGGGCTCATCGCGTTGCTGGGCAGACACCTCACTGCTTCCACTTGGCTTTGCTGCCGGTATCGGCCACCTGACTCTCAGCGTCGGTGCTCTTGGCACTATCGTTCCTCTTCTCATCTCTTCTCCTGCCCTCTGTCGTTCCTTTCTCCGTTGCTCCTaccctctcctcctgcctcccGCTCGGTGTGAGAATCAGTCCTGGAGGTTCCATGAGCATCTCCCagagttcctagtttaaagcccttttCATCAGCTGTGCCAACCTCCACCCCGGAAGTCTATCCCCCACCCTGTTCAGGTGGCGTCCGTCCCAGGAGaccagtcctctgtccatgaacgTCTCCCCGTGGCCGAACATCCCCACGCCCACCTTAGCGCCACTGCCTGAGCCACCTGTTGATCATCAGCGTCTTGTCTCACCTTCGCTCTTTTCCAgggacaggtagaatcccactgaagatccaCTCCAGGGCGTGCTgcctctgatccagccccagggcagggcactggctgACTCAGGGGTAGAATGGGGCACAGGGCTCTgatccagctgggagcaggggactggctggctcaggggtggggtCACAACTCTGACCCTGCTCTTaccctgcagcaggggccaggggctcagCCGGAGCCGGAGCGCCCGGTGCAGCTGGCGCATCTGGATGAGGAAGAGAATCTGATTCTGGACGAGGAGGCCCTGAGCCgctgcctggagcagggtggggtgggggatgcccCCGTCTGCGTGGTGTCCATCGTTGGGGAGCAGCGCTGGGGCAAATCCTTCCTGCTGAACTACCTGCTGCGCCGGCTCCGGAGCCCGGTGAGTGTGAACGGGAACAGGAGTGAGATGGGGTGTGAGcggccccatcctgccccctgctggagggctcAGAGTTGCACACGTGTGTGTGAGTACACACACCTCATTGCATGTCGGTCAGCCTGTCTGCCTGGAACTCTGTCTGGTaatattgtctgtctgtctgtctatctgtctgaACCCGAGcatgtctgtctttctgtctgtgtgtctgtctggaaTGCAGCGTGTCTGTGTGTCTCTGACTGTTTATCTGTCAGAATCTGAGCACGCCCATCGCCCTGTgttcctccccgccccaccctaGTAAATTaacccccagtcccctcccaggcCTTACAGTCTGGAGTGTGCGGGGACCAGTCACTCTTCTCCTCCACCCTGCACTGACCCCTCTCCCTCCATGTTCCTTTCCGGCAGGACGCGAGGGACGGGTCGTGGATGGGCCAGGAGGATGAGATCCTGGAGGGGTTCGAGTGGCGTGCGGACGAGGAGCGAGTCACCAATGGGGTGTGGGCGTGGAGTCAGCCCTTCTGGGTTCCCACCCAGGGTGGGAAGGTGAGTGGGGGCACTGGGGGTGCAtaggaaagggggaaggagacaTGGGGACACTAGGAGAAGGGAAATGGGGGAATGGGCTGGGAACACAGGCAATGGGGTAATAGGGAAGGATGGAGACATGGGGAAGGAGGCCCCAGGGGAACCTGATGGAGACATAACGGGGGGGAATGGAGAGGCGCTAGAGGAGGGAGCTAACACTGGGGTGGGCAGAAATGAGATGCCAGGGGCCATGGgtgtggagcagggggcaggctctgggggcagaggggccgtGGGTGGCTGGACAAAGCCGGGAGCTGACCTGGGGCTCTCCCTCTTGGCCCCCAGGTGGCCGTGCTGCTGGTGGACACCGAGGGCTCCATGGACATTGCAGTGGAGAAGGAGACCAGCATCAAACTCTCCGCCTTCTCCATGCTGCTCAGCTCCTATCAGGTTGGggggtccccgggggggggggcgctgtgctgcagagcagtttgggggctcagcaggggacatTTCCCCCAGCAGTCCGGGCTGGCCCCAATACCCCATGaagcgctagggggcgctgtgctgcagggagcggggcaggggctcagtagggggcgctctcccctggcaggcagggccggcCCCGATGCTCCCTGTGGCACTAGGGAGCGCTGTGCTCGGGGCGGGTGATGTGGCTGGGAAGGGGCCTGGGGCAGCCGTCCCTGCTCGTTGCTGTAGCTCTGTCTGTCTCCTGACTATTTGCAGATACTGAATATTTCGAATAAGGTGAACGATGCGGATCTTGAATACCTGGAGGTGAGGCCAGGCAGCCTGACACAGAACATGGCTGGGCCAGGTTCTCCCATTAGCCCCACAGGGTTATTATCCTTCCCCATAGCtcctgtggggaaactgaggcccagataaAGAAACCGACTCTCCCACGGTCACGTGGGATTCTGGATTCAGCACTGTCACCCTTAGCCCAGCCTGGCTGTCTGCTTCCAGGTGTCCGGCGTGGGCCCCTGGGTCAAAGTTAGGACCCcgccctcccctccagcccctccacagTCAGTGGGAAGTCTGCTGGGGCCAAGGCCTTGGGCGATTGCTCTGCCCCCTGATCTGCTCTGCTcttacccagccccagccccgccgggtCAAGCCCCTGGCCGTCACACCCTTAGTGACATCTCTGCCACCTGCGACATACTGCGTGTCCTGCCCCTTTACTGCACCCCAGGGGGGACTCTctgtgcgggggaggggttggCTCTGGGAGGGTTTTTATCTGTCCACACGGCCCTGGGTCCAGTGGGGGGCAGAAACCTGGTTAACGTGGAGCTAGAGCAGTCCAGGGAGAGCTCGAGTAATCGCCACGTGGCCGAGATTGTTCGAGGCGTGAGCAGAGCCGTGGTGTCACCCCCGGGGCTGGGCAAACAGTGCTGGTGGCGTCTGTCAGCCGGAGGCAATGGGCCTCTGTGGGTTGGAGGGTTCATCTCAGGAACCCCTCAGGGAAAAGACCTCACATTGGGCTCACTGACGCCCCCCCACCTCCACGGGGCGCCCTGGAGTGAAGGAGGGAACCCTGGAGCAAGACTGGCTCCTCTGTGGGGCACAGGATCCCACAGCCGCCCCCACCACCCTCTTGGCCGGGTGCCTCTCACTTCTCTTTCCACCCCGTGGAAAATATCTCCATCTCTCTCCAGCTTCGTTTTGCACTCGCTGGGCCTCGCTCTCTGCGATGGGCGCAGAGAGCGGCtcagatggggatgggggggcagcgATCAGGCCCCTTTCTGTTCACCTGCAGGATGACCCCGCAGTGTAAATGCCTCCCATGCCCCAGActcatcccccgccccccttctcttTGCTCTACAGATGTTTGTGCGTGTGGCCGAAGAGGTGGGAAAAGTGTACGAACTGGAGCCCATTCAGGTGAGACGGCTTCCGCCATCATCACCCGCCCTGCCCCATGTATCCCGACATGGCACCCCCTCCCCTGCGGGCATTGGGATAGGGACATTATGGGTAACTCCGCTGCTGTGGCTGACAATACTTATAAACACAGCATCCCCCCGTATTCACCGTGAGGGGGCCTCCGTCATGCCGCTGGCCAAGATCCGTGAGAACAGCGACCTGCCTTTGTACGCAGGCCTCttcagctccctgccagcccccctgTCTTGTAGACGCCCTTCAGGGTCATTTCTGCCACTACAGGACATGACAGTGCAATCGCCTCGGTGCAACGAGTGGTCAGCGATGACCGTCATTAATCACTGACCCCACCATTGGTCCACCACATTTCGAGCTGCCGAGGCACCTGGGCTGGTTCCTAACAGGACAGGGCAATTGTGCAGCCCGTCTCTTCAGATGGGGTTTCTCTGATGACCAGGGATGTAGCTGTGGTCAACTTCAGCCTATGTCGCATATCCTTGACGAGTGCCCACGGTCTTCGAGGGTGGGCTACTGGCTCTCCACCTGGCTGATGACGATGCTACCAAATGGCTGGGGACTTTGAGCATATGCTGAAGACCCCTCCCCGACTccacagcctgctcctgccccatgcaccccctgccccattccctagGGGCTGAGGTCTTCCCTCCAGACATCAACCTTCTCCCCAACCcagcatccccccacccccagagaccctcactcccctcctgtctcccctGCAGCATCTAGACCTGCTGGTGCGGGATTGGAGCAGCTCCCCGGTCCTTGGAACAGACGGTGGGAAGCAGCATCTGAAACACGTCCGAAAGGTGACTGTGGGACTCAGAGAATGgaggaatgggacatggggcctttcccctcgaAGGGATGATGGCTCCAGTGTTTCCAACATGGGGGAGGTGGGACCGCAGGGAGGTTGTGTGATGGGGGGGTCACAAGTGCAGGGCTGGAGTTAGGGTGTGGCAAGCAGAATATTTGTCCAGGGCCCTGCACCATAGGGGACCCTGCAAAGCTaaattacatgcttcagccctggatgtcTGGGACTCAGGCATCGGCTTCAGCCCACGGCAGCCggagctgaagctgaagcccgagttGAAGGTGGAAGTACCATTTTTTTTGAAGTACAGGGGTCCAGATTGTCTTTTAAGGCCAAAGGGGGTCACCAGCACAACAACGCTGAGAAACACTGGGCGTGAGTTTAGCCGCTGACGTCTCCAAAGAATCCACCCGCACGGAAAAACCTCCAGCCGGGGGCTGCAGATGCAAagctggactttccctgcaattgctgctccAGGCCGGGCACCTGTCGCTGCCCTATGCTCAATGAGCCCAGGCAGCGTGGAGGAGGAAGCAGCTTGATTGcaaaggggagaggagaaaaaccTGGCCAGGGGGAGTGAAAGGAGCAGGGTGGGACAAGTTGTCTGCAGAGACtgggacctggggtggggagacaggggCTTGGAGCGGGAAGACTGGGACTGACGGACACTCCTTTCGCTTCCTGCCATCCCCTGCCTTGTTCACTGCCCCCTTCCAACGTCTACCGCAAACGAGGCCGGGCCCCTCCAGACCCTCTCTGACTGCCTGGCAGGTCTGGCTAATGTTAACACAGGTGTTTGTGTGTCAATGTAACCATTGCCCCTGTCTCGGCAGAAGCTGGAGGCGAGGTCCCCTTGCAAACACCCCAAGGCCCTGGAAGCGCtgaacagaagcagcagctgctgttaccTGATGCCCTTCCCTGGCAGAGGGATCACGATGGGGAGCGAGGGAAGGCTGAGAGGTAACGGACCCAGGACAGCAGCTCTAAGCCCCCTGCCCTGTGCAGAGCAATGTGACTGGGGCACTGATCATGCCCATGCGCAGCAGGTAGAGAGAAGGGGGATCAGACAGGCCCTGTATTCCTCCACCATCATCCATCTCTCTCCCCTTTGCAGACATGGATAAGGATTTCCGGGAGAGCCTGAGGGACTACGTCATCGCCCTGGTGAGCACGGCGGGTCAACATGTCCGGATGGATCAGCATGGGGAGATGCTCACTGGGAAACAGCTCGCTGCCAAGATAAAGGTGGGGACTGgccagctgtgctggagggagcaggaaggggatgCTCTCTCCTTGCAGTCAGTGATGACCCCAATACCCCCAATtctccagctgccccaccccagaggtggttgcatctCAGCTCCAGGCGAGCTGTCCCCATGTTCCCAGCCTTTCTAAGCCCTGTGGGGTCTGTGACGTGATGATTTCTTTTGGTTCCTTTGCAGAATTTATCTGATGTGATGAAGAACCATCGCTCTgtcttctcctctccctgtcaGGTACCGTCTCTGTCTCTGACCTGATCATGGGGTGTGTCCCCTCACCCCTCCATGTCAAGGTTGGGGCAATGTTGGGATCTGGGTCCATGCTACGGGAGGTGACTGGGAAAGAGTCTGGGTGAAATCTTATTTTCTTGGACTCCAGGGTAGAAGAATTTCACTAGCCTGGAGAGCTGCTGGTGCTAGAGTGTTCATCCCACCTACAGACACGTCTCCAATCCTTGAGACCCATAGCACCAAACCCTGTTTTTCCCCAGGCAGCTCCTGTTGGTGTTTAAATGAGAGGAGTTTTTTAGAGCAGGTCTGAAAATGGGGGtgtttttcctgcagaaaactTGGAGTTTCCAGCAAACCCCCAAAATATCTCTTGTGTGGAAAGGCCATTGCCACAGCTCTTGGGAATTGTAGGTCTTGTGCCTCACGCTCTCCATTCTCCTCTACGGGTTGGGCACCTGGTGGAACTAcacatcccatgatgcactgcaggtACCAGACACCATCACTCCTCTCCGCAAGAGATAATCATTCTCCTCTGCGGGTTGGTCTCACAGCTTGCACCACACCTCCCATGAGACCAGCCCACAAAGGAAAATGAGAAGTTAGGGCAACCCAACTACATCTCCCACCAAGCACCATGGTATCCTTTCCTGGTGAGGGTGCAGTGCATCAAAGCTGCAGGCCACCATGGGAGGTGTAGACGGACCTGAGTGCTGGAGGTAGAGAGGAGATTCAGGCATCTCATGAACCACGTTTCCCACGATGCACCAACATCTCCTCTCCTGGTGCATGTATCATGGccctggtgcatcatgggaggcacatgcagtggcaggggaaaggggcaggaCAAGGTGGATTCAGGGGCTCTGTTCGCTGGCCTCTCTGGGGAGTGGGGCATAACCATGGCACAGCGtgctccagccatgcccccagcccaccccctgtgctggggctggcagcacGGACCTTTCCACCCGGCGTCACGGGGCCTCTGGGGAGCTGGGAATCGGGCCGGCTGAGCAGAACTTCTGCCCTGGCTCCTTCGCTCTGATCTGCCAGCCGGGCAGTGtcccagcacagcccccaccGAGCCCTCCACATCCGAGTCACGCCGCCTTCCCCCGCAGCCGGGCAGGACCCAGGGTAGACAGACCCTTTGACATTGTCTGTCAAGTTCTCTTGGGCGTCAGCCTCAGATGGGCTGCGATAGGAGCTACGTGAGGAGAATTGGATGAGGGAAGCTTCTCTGCCTGGGGAAAATAGACCGGCCCAGCTAGAACAGAATAACTACTCCACAACAGCTGCACAGCAGAGACTGTTCCAGAGTCCACAAGAAGATTTAACCCAGCCCTCAACCCCAAACGAGAGTTGAGATTCACCTGCCTCCTGGAAATCAATAAAAAAACCCGAAATCCCAACAGACCTACGAGAGCCGCTGTCACTGATGCTCTCTCGGGCATGAGCCTCAGGCCGAGCTCGGCTGGGACAGGGGTTTTCAAAGTCCTCGGCTACAGGAAAGTGCCACAAGGGCATAGTGCAGGTCGGAGCAAGGAAGGGAGCCGAGGCCGGGCTGCTGCGGGGATCGAATTGAAAAGTGGCACCAGCAGCCCCAAGCAGCTTCCACACGGGCTGGCGATCTCGCTTTGTTCCATGAGGTTGCTGCGGTGGAAGGGGCAGCCCCTAGGTGGAGTCGAGGCCCCATAAACTGTGGCTCACCCCAGCCTTGTCCTCCCGGCACAGATGGCCATCACCTTCCACAACCAGAGAGTCCTGGACAGGGCCCGCGCAGACCACGCTGTGTTTCTGAAGGAGAAGGTGAGTCCAGGGGTGTCGCTGAGCCCCCAGCCAGGGAAACCCCAGGGAAACATCCCAGCCAACTCCATGGTTTACGGGCTTTGTGGCAGGAGAGGAGACCGCATATCCGCTTTCAGGGGGCTGCGGAGATGGGAGACTGCAACCCCGGCACAGCAGTGGCCTGGATCTTCGTCAGGAGGGTGGAGGAAGTTGCTGTGCAGTAGCCAGAGGGTCTATTGGTGAGACAGGGTCGCGCACCCGCCCCTTCTAGCCCCTTGCACCCCACTGTTGTCCCCTCCTCTCTGGCCCAACGCAGGACGGCCTGTCCCGGTGCATGGACGACTGTCTGACGGTGGATCCGAGCGCAATGGCGAAGCAGTTCATGGAGCAGCGCAGGTCACTGCTGAAGCGGTGCCAGAAGGAGCTGAAGGAGCTGAAGGAGGAGACGCTGCTGACAGCCCTAGAGGCAGAGCTGACTCGGGAGGCCAAGACCTTCCTGGAGACCTACCGAAGGCACTATCAGCATCACACGAACCAGAGAGCCCTGGCCAGGGCCCGCGCAGCCCACGCTGAGTTTCTGAAGGAGAAGGTGAATCTGGGGCGGGAGGGCTGTGCCTCCCACCAGGGGAACCTCAGGGAACCATCCTGGGCAGCCCCCCGGGCTGTGGGCTTTGGGGATGAGGTGGGAGTTCACATTTCCAGCTCCCAGGGTGGCTGAAGAGATGAGAGACTCCAATCCCAAACCTTGGGGGGGGGCCCAACTCAGTTTTGGGGGTTCTGGCCAGCACCTGGCATGATGGCAGCCCCGATCTCAGTCCAGAGAACTGTGCCTCACCCAGGATAATTGGGGCCCAGTCTCAGTCATGGGGAGAGGGGTGTGCAGCACCTCGCACACCTGGGGCCCCGATCTGACTTGGGGGGTTGGTCTGTGTAGCAGCTGGCATGACGGGGGGTCCAATTTGAGTTGTGGGATCCTGGCACGATGgcagccctgatctcagttggagggTGTTTGTACAACAAGGCCCCCATCTTGGTCGGgttctgtcacggagtccccgggcgatgctcgggaactgctccctatgCAGCCAGGcaagactctggggaagtctcctctcggggagcagcctgtcttcaggacacacagctcacccagcttccaccttcctgggtctgacctcagagcattcagcaccctctctgcccctccgtgagcttcccacagcgagtccccCCATGccgggtcctggggaagccagggggacctgcccccccaactccgcagtcagatgtgactctcagccagccagtaaaacagaaggtttattagatgacaggaacatggtctaacacagagcttgtaggtgcagagaacgggacccctcagccgggtccattctggggggcagtgagccagacttccccatctgcacttcactgcatgtccccagccagccccaaactgaaactccctccagcccctcctcctctgggctttgttcctttcctgggccaggtggtcacctgattcctttgttctccaacccttcagctctcaccttgcaggtggggaagggcccaggccatcagttgccaggaaacagggtgtcggccattctctgtgtccagacccctgcacacacctgccctctagggctctgcaatgatcatacacccttatcccgccacctagagacttaagaactgcatgggggaaactgaggcacccacacactattcagaggaaacattaagaacagtcccacttcgtcacatctctccccccttcgagatcgaactgagtggggtcacttcagctggtgacctggggaagttcgaagccaccaacattccagtggatgccccagcatctctcccattccttggtgggagttacaccaggtcCTTCCAGTTTCATGCTCTCCCTTAGGTTGCGGTGGTCAATAGTACTCTcatgccgcatgtgggaaggtttatgtggcccgtgcacttttgccaccccaaaacccccgggcatcaaactgggatcgggtcttctcccagcgctccagtctggaggcctgcaattcgggctctcttggttaagagcccccatcttgacctgggccatattcacaacagaaaatttctggctgttaggaactgaaactttcttgattaaatcactttcacacgcttcagttgcagtaaactgcttgcaaagactccatgaggattcctttccctagggcttttctatgcaacaattcacccttcacagaaattctgcccttaccctcttcacctagggcttgctctagaggaacactttcctgagcaacaacagactctttctgggtctcccttacatccagaatcacctctggcgcatccggcggattcctacacaatcctctttcaggcaaacttacagactccctagataaaaggtcagaagcattctccttccctttgccacacacaagttcaggaatcttttccttcttgctacaggtttccacaccctcagtaggtaacacagtCAAATCatctttctgctctccttgtgccctggctaggatctcaccctgattacaCAGAGTTGCgacaccctttcccagccacacactagcaacgggcaaaatacaagcaccagaattgtctggtctctgggattttacatagacactaactggatgcgacctagttacagggccattctcccgagcagacacaaacttaggacccttcccctcctgggctttagctgaatccagaaccagctctgagacaactgcacgaccctcaaccatcacaggctgaaaggccccttctgtctgctccacagacaaagaagagccggacacactttctcctttcccagacacacagcttgggatctcattccccttgtcccagcacacaaggatagtcacagacaactgcttggagaccagggtagctccctccataggcaagtcaatacccctggcAGACACAgacacgtttccttcactgtcccaattctccacccagctgacaggtaaggtccagggactctCATCTTCCAGTCTCCTCACCTTCCcgccctgctgactagacacagccatcagctcacaaggctgcctaggctcatccaggctccttaccaagcaccttgccactccccacagatcccctgccctgcctgtgtctcccccccctcagctggggtctcagctccccctgtgctcagcgctgcccttgctgtcccagtggggtaggcagcgagctccctgctttcctcacagcatcagagccagcgtgagccccctctccggtgtgcaagggggcagggagcatctctctgtcccacccagccccaggggtctggttacaggcaggcaggtagcctgagcctagccgctcctccctgctgccaaccaggtcatctgcattttcactgaccatttccctctccaccgattggttccctggattcaaattcaaacccttggccgtTACTGGAgcaaggcctggatcctgtccaaagagacacagtcaccccacaacagggtctcacagctcGTATCCTGGGGAACCCCAACGGCCAGCCAGCccgacccctcctggg of the Eretmochelys imbricata isolate rEreImb1 chromosome 6, rEreImb1.hap1, whole genome shotgun sequence genome contains:
- the LOC144266912 gene encoding RING finger protein 112-like isoform X2, with protein sequence MEQLWEDVTCSICWDVFSDPVSIECGHNFCRGCLSTHWSEVSAQGHRCPECRASCSRNRMIPDTRVRNLVEKITKPQQEEPEPDARDGSWMGQEDEILEGFEWRADEERVTNGVWAWSQPFWVPTQGGKVAVLLVDTEGSMDIAVEKETSIKLSAFSMLLSSYQILNISNKVNDADLEYLEMFVRVAEEVGKVYELEPIQHLDLLVRDWSSSPVLGTDGGKQHLKHVRKKLEARSPCKHPKALEALNRSSSCCYLMPFPGRGITMGSEGRLRDMDKDFRESLRDYVIALVSTAGQHVRMDQHGEMLTGKQLAAKIKNLSDVMKNHRSVFSSPCQMAITFHNQRVLDRARADHAVFLKEKDGLSRCMDDCLTVDPSAMAKQFMEQRRSLLKRCQKELKELKEETLLTALEAELTREAKTFLETYRRHYQHHTNQRALARARAAHAEFLKEKDTDSRNPLKCLKVRPGKMAEQFAERRGDLLRQCQTDMLLKKEALGMELEVELRQKKEALLTELEKKLMREAESFLETYRKRFKTFAIAAGVGVGGLVLAPVGGGAAAGIAAGAIAAEAAALGIAEAVAIGAGAGAVAGGCMGGGVGWGVGKKIAQKDKNRAEGTASQGEEEDGIDEQSDKAHLITES
- the LOC144266912 gene encoding RING finger protein 112-like isoform X1 translates to MEQLWEDVTCSICWDVFSDPVSIECGHNFCRGCLSTHWSEVSAQGHRCPECRASCSRNRMIPDTRVRNLVEKITKPQQEEPEPQGPGAQPEPERPVQLAHLDEEENLILDEEALSRCLEQGGVGDAPVCVVSIVGEQRWGKSFLLNYLLRRLRSPDARDGSWMGQEDEILEGFEWRADEERVTNGVWAWSQPFWVPTQGGKVAVLLVDTEGSMDIAVEKETSIKLSAFSMLLSSYQILNISNKVNDADLEYLEMFVRVAEEVGKVYELEPIQHLDLLVRDWSSSPVLGTDGGKQHLKHVRKKLEARSPCKHPKALEALNRSSSCCYLMPFPGRGITMGSEGRLRDMDKDFRESLRDYVIALVSTAGQHVRMDQHGEMLTGKQLAAKIKNLSDVMKNHRSVFSSPCQMAITFHNQRVLDRARADHAVFLKEKDGLSRCMDDCLTVDPSAMAKQFMEQRRSLLKRCQKELKELKEETLLTALEAELTREAKTFLETYRRHYQHHTNQRALARARAAHAEFLKEKDTDSRNPLKCLKVRPGKMAEQFAERRGDLLRQCQTDMLLKKEALGMELEVELRQKKEALLTELEKKLMREAESFLETYRKRFKTFAIAAGVGVGGLVLAPVGGGAAAGIAAGAIAAEAAALGIAEAVAIGAGAGAVAGGCMGGGVGWGVGKKIAQKDKNRAEGTASQGEEEDGIDEQSDKAHLITES